TGCGCAGGATGCCGGGCGGCCTCTCGGGCGTCACCTTGGCGCTGCAGGCGCCGCCGTCGCCCACGGCCGCGCAGAGCTCCATGATCTTGGCCGCCGCCTCGGCCGCGTCCCGGCTCTCCCCCATCAGCTTCTCCACCTGCGCCTTGGGGAGGCGCATCCTGAGCCGCACGGGGGTGCCGCCGGGGAGCGGGGAGGCGGGGGCGGACGCGGAGGCGACGCCCTGGAAGGAGGAGAGGTCGGAGGTGGAGCGGCGGGCGAGCATGAGCGACTCGAGCCGCTCGCGCGCGCCGACGCGGAGGTTGCCCGACCACGCCCGGCGCGGCGGCCCCGCGGCCGGGCGGCGCGGGAGCGCCACGAGGAAGTAGAGCCGTCCCCGGCGCAGCGGCGCGTCGGGCGCCAGCGGCCGCGCCCGCGCGCCCAGCAGCTTGACCTCCTCCGCCTCCAGCAGCTGGAAGCCCGGGTGGTCGCGCAGCACGtcggacgccgccgccgccggcgtctTCACCCGGAAGGACGTCCCGTCCAGCTGCATCACCTTGGCCCCCTTCCTCTTCGCCCCAATGCTGTTCCCCATCCCCTCGGTGGCCTCgggcttggtggtggtggtgcgcgCCGGCCGGCGTGCGTTCGGTCTTGGTTCTTGAGGGAGGCGTCGTATGTCTGGGCCTGTGCGTGGTGATCTTTTgtttgttggtttgttttataaaAGGAAGGGAAACTGGGGGAGTGGTGGCGAAAGGTGGAGGGGTCAAAGGTGACGGGGGGCGTATTTTATGGGGATGCCGAGGTGGTACGCTTGTCTCTCTTGCGTTGCGTTTCCCGCCTTTGGATGCAGATTGCCGGGGCGTGGTTGAGGCAGCGTCCGTCCGTCTGCGTGTGAATGATTATCATCAGGCACTCGCAGCAGCACGGAGACAGACTCAACCGGTTCACAGCTCGAAATCATGGCCACCGGGAATACACACGGTTATCTTATCAAGGTAGAGCGGTGGTGGTAGcagaagggagggagggagggagtgtGCACGCATGTGAAAGCGTTGGGACGAACGGGATCTGCGCAGGGGAATATCGGGGCTGGTTTCCATTGTGTGTGGTTACTCACGACACGATCGTGGGTTGTGACAGGATGTGCGTGTAGTAACGTGTTGGCTTTAGCTCTTTCGCCAACGCTGCCCAACCGTGAACTGTAAAGCGAGCGGCTAAGTGTGATTCAAGTTAGTACGGTAGTCACCCCACCCGACTTCCTTTCCATATCCATGATCGCGTTAATGTGAACAATCGATCCATCGGGCGCCACCGATCCGCTCCGGTTCTGGAATTAGAATTACTAGTACAAATCTGGTTGGTCGTTAGctctcggaacaagcaagatgtagTAACTGTAGGTGTGTGTAGGTCAAGCCATAGATATAGATCTCTTAAAGACACGATAAGATGTCAACTGAATCCTGCGTCGGGGGCTGCATCTCACCGCTTCTCAAGGGACGACTCCTGTGCGGTGTCGGTAGGCCGATCAAGACGGCTTCCACTGTCAAATCGATACCCTCTTTTTGTCTGTTCCGAACCCATCAACCTTTTTTTGTGCTACTACTAATCTACGCACGGCACTGCTCTATATGCCGGAACCTCCCTGCATATGGTGATCCGCCATTGTACGTAGCGCCATTTATGGTTGCCTGCTCTCTTCTCGCAATGTACTACAGGCGTACGTACAGCTAGCCCCTTCAAAATGCATACACTATTTTGGTTACTTTCATCGCCTGGTACGGCGGCCTGCGCTGCGTACGTAATCGGGCATACAATCTTCGGTTTCCTGTCGCTGCCATGACCATCGCATGGCGCATCGCGTCCGTCGTCGCAAGCTGACAAACCGGGCGATCATATATCTTTGGGTCGCCTGTGACCGCACCACGAAAGCGAATCATCAACGGCACGTAGCAGCGTCACCTCCTCTATCTGCGAGCGCGCTGCTGCTTAAACCGTATATATGTGAGTTAGTGAACACATACATCACAGCagatgcacgtacggccacaggcTATCTCAACGGATGCCATGGCAAGTCAAATGTTCATAAGGGACTACACAGTCTCAATCAAGCCGTGAACAGAAAATCGCATCGGTCCATGCATGTCATCGTCAGTTCGTCGTTGTCCATACCCGCGTCACTGTTCTGAAAAAGAGTCAGGATTACGATGTGGCTTTTCAAACCGGGATCACCTTTGTTGCTGTCATGTCCAGATGGATATACTTGCGACCTCTAACGAATTGGATTGGAACAGAAGAGATGATGACGATGCGAGATTTAGAGAAATTCGAACGCGTCGACTCAAACGGATTTATCCGTTTTTTTTCATTTGGATTAGCCGTCCACTCGCGCCCGTCCTGTTTAAGATTTGGGTCGGCAGTGCGCTAGGGATCAATTTAATGTTCACGCACACATTTGAAAAGTAGATCAAGCGAGCGATCTTGTCATCATCCAAAGTTAATACCGGCACCATTGCCACCGACCGGCATACAATGTCAGCTTCAAAAAGCAACTCATACTAGCGCACTTGCCAGCGGCCGGCACACATGCCAGCAGACAAAAAAGGACGGGAGTTCGACCACGCCATCGTGGCCGTGGTCATGCCAGCACACTTGTGAGCATACAAAAAGTATGGCGCTCGACGTCATAGATCACTCGTTATCGAACTTGAGCATGTCGacctgcatcttctcgaaccacgaCCTTTTTATTGCCGACACGGTGTCGAGATCCATCTTCATGATCTCCATCCCCGTCATCATGCTAGCGAGAGCCACTTCTTTCGCCTTGGTCTTGGCATTGGCGGCCTTGATCTTTACcatcttggcttgcttctccACCTTCATCTCAAGCATCCTggtttccttctccgcctccatctcaagcatcctagtttgcttctccgcctccatctcaaGCATCCTTTGAATCTTCATGAAGGCGTTCATTTCCTCTTCCTTGTCTTGTCGGtgtttcttcttccttgaatccTTCTTGGTCATCATGCCCTCCACAGTTGCGATCAAGGCGATCGACGTCGCATTCCACTTGTCCTCCTTTTTGGAGTTGGTCTTTCCCTGCGGCCGTGGCTTCTCACCCTCCCCAAACTCCTCCTCGACTTCCTTCCCCCCTGCGCTGTGAGAGCGACATATTGGAGCTTGAACTTCTCCTAATCTTTGATGATCCTCCAACAATGAGAAAGGTTGAAGGACTTGCCTTCATGTTGGACCTTGAATGCCTCTAAAGCTTGGAATGGCTATAAATGAATTACACGCAAGCATATTAACAAATGAACATGCAAACAACGACGGGGGGTAGGCATGCATACCATGTCTTGTATGACGATGTCGCTCACGGGGCGTGCCTTGATGCTCTCATAagtggcacaaaacttgttgcaTTCTTGTTGGATCACCTTCCATCGGCGGAGAGCACGTCGGCTGACATATCTCGCGCTTGTTTCCTCGTCCCACCGGATGACGAGCCACTGGCTACCGTTGTGGTGTTGAGGCCGATGTGCGTGGGCGCGGGCGCGCGTGTGGATGGCACCATCACACTCACCTCCGGCGAGCATTCGTCGGAAAGGTGGGAGGCTTGGGGGTAGACGTGGAAGCCGGGGATCATATGAGTCATCAACGCATGGGACGACTCTGGTAACGCCATCTGAGGGAAGGCAGACGAGCCTGTGATGGTCGCGGCCACGGCAACATTGACGAACCCGTGCTGGCTAGGGTTTAACCCTAGGTACAAAAGTCCCTTCCTTGTTGCCTTCGTGACGAGCGCATCGGTATCCTCCCGCTGCGCAGCGGTGGATATGGCCGCGATGGCCGGTGCTTCGTCCCTTGCGCCCGTCGCGTGCCATCGGCCCTTTCTCTTCACCGACTCCTAAGCCTGCTCCTCGGGCGtcacctccttattcttcttgttggggaacatttcatgggaaacaaaaaaattcctacgcacacgaagacctatcatggtgatgtccatctaagagaggagattagatctatgtacccttgtagatcactaagcgggaagcgttaagaaacgcagttgatgtagtggtacagcttcgtgattcaaatcactgtcgtcccacgatccgttccgatctagcgccgaacggacggcacctccgcgttcagcacacgtacagctcgatgatgatctggccttcttgatccagcaagagagacggagaagtagatgagttctccggcaacgtgacggcgctccggtggtggtgatgatctactcctgcagcgctccgcccgagctccgcagaaatccgatctagaggtaaaactacgtggtataggtttgagttgcacgtggcaaagttgtgtccaaAAAACCCcaaaatcaccagt
This genomic stretch from Hordeum vulgare subsp. vulgare chromosome 6H, MorexV3_pseudomolecules_assembly, whole genome shotgun sequence harbors:
- the LOC123402079 gene encoding uncharacterized protein At1g66480-like, yielding MGNSIGAKRKGAKVMQLDGTSFRVKTPAAAASDVLRDHPGFQLLEAEEVKLLGARARPLAPDAPLRRGRLYFLVALPRRPAAGPPRRAWSGNLRVGARERLESLMLARRSTSDLSSFQGVASASAPASPLPGGTPVRLRMRLPKAQVEKLMGESRDAAEAAAKIMELCAAVGDGGACSAKVTPERPPGILRSPRFAATPDWGSGFMLPNPKSAPGAPPKTPQRWPTLPRTKEEKRARFVALPDELIA